The following are encoded in a window of Geobacter metallireducens GS-15 genomic DNA:
- a CDS encoding CxxxxCH/CxxCH domain c-type cytochrome, whose product MKSMIAATAAVLSVVFLAVTGASASIQCYDCHGTTATADIRPNDTAYRNITTGAFKGSHQTHMAPGATVTSCTPCHGGRVTSYTTSHREGFINLTSNVNGSPATGVYSRGTLFAQSSDPTLGTCSNVNCHFETVTPTWALTPLSAPADCNKCHGAAPADGSHPATSGSGKKHGDYYGLTTSSCARCHPDHTLEARPFDHATSAGNRGLIVQFTTAPNNGFGRYTGNVRYPNYLPSQNPSRNGTCRNLYCHSPGNKASSFDLPNNSATWGGSLSCKGCHKADIASGDAITSGSHQGHVNGQGIGYTQIKCVKCHGATVNSSMTIVNTGNHVNGQVTIAFDNTSSAAGGTYNGQPAKPATPSTKAPGSTYGSCQNVYCHSTGQTDGGTWPPLYTTPTWGSGATGKCGTCHGTTGSDTHGGFPGTMIQRRISSGSHKKHLSRVYGLTDLDMRCAICHAYDKTAFTSNLTTCGPVCHVASMPQKHANYEINVNIANYFGATATYNGSTTPGAGYSSCSSVYCHSDGKATPTTYATPTWGNAASGACGTCHGVTAAAPPASTPHTKHVGSAYPYRFACAECHSGKVQVTANATIAPAFANSTSHVNKTRDVKFDPTNPFGTYSSAATTCRNLYCHSTGNTSVAAANLPGVYGGSVYARQGWTGSVTCTSCHGRSTTNGMPDYTNAGAPGSATANSHPKHVTSSTIACNECHEKTTKNNTSIRPTTPSYHVAGTPSVFFNLSGANKNGTYNGTVGQKTCTNIYCHSNGSGTYQSPAPQWGNSYNCGSCHPIASLSATHAKHIDVTVTPTFYTFTANRSSGDDTTGKYYFGCSNCHPLDAVNHANGSITLDLRPAVGGVSTLRSKNSAAITAFGTAGTANSGTIGTSKSSVKCLNIYCHSNGYAANPVYATTPDWYGGSFTDRCASCHGNSPNSTINGSPAHYNTNFVGTGVSNGHVVGIHSDDIFTGTSGLATAGTGATNSHGNSAYSTTINCNVCHNLTVTSARNDSNVVCKTCHYSGNTVGALVGNSAAIANKALHVSGQVNVSFAAVAVKSKAEVRTASAVVQPYKTTWNRVGTYKSSGSYDQAANALNTASMWNGATKTCSNIACHNGQPVTWTSTGGATGCQSCHPAL is encoded by the coding sequence ATGAAGTCGATGATAGCGGCAACAGCCGCTGTGCTTTCTGTGGTGTTTCTGGCGGTAACGGGTGCCAGTGCCTCCATTCAGTGCTATGACTGCCATGGCACAACTGCAACTGCGGACATCCGCCCCAACGATACCGCATACCGCAATATCACTACCGGTGCCTTCAAGGGGAGCCACCAGACCCACATGGCACCGGGCGCGACGGTCACAAGCTGCACCCCCTGCCACGGGGGGAGGGTCACGAGCTACACCACGAGCCACCGCGAGGGCTTCATCAACCTCACGAGCAACGTCAACGGTTCACCGGCCACAGGGGTTTACAGCCGCGGCACCCTCTTTGCGCAGAGCTCGGATCCAACCCTCGGGACCTGCTCCAATGTCAACTGCCACTTCGAGACGGTTACCCCCACTTGGGCCTTAACCCCGCTCTCAGCCCCGGCCGACTGCAACAAATGCCACGGCGCAGCCCCTGCCGACGGGAGCCATCCCGCCACATCGGGCAGTGGCAAGAAGCATGGCGACTACTACGGCCTCACCACCAGTTCCTGCGCCAGGTGCCACCCCGACCATACCCTTGAGGCGCGGCCCTTCGACCATGCCACCAGCGCCGGCAACCGCGGACTCATCGTGCAATTCACGACGGCGCCCAACAACGGTTTCGGCCGTTATACCGGCAACGTGAGGTACCCCAACTATCTGCCGAGCCAGAACCCGTCCCGCAACGGCACCTGCAGAAACCTTTACTGCCACAGCCCCGGCAACAAGGCGAGCAGCTTCGATCTTCCCAACAACAGCGCCACCTGGGGCGGTTCTCTCAGCTGCAAGGGGTGCCACAAAGCGGATATCGCTTCAGGCGATGCCATTACGAGCGGCAGCCACCAGGGCCACGTCAACGGCCAAGGCATCGGCTATACCCAGATCAAGTGCGTCAAGTGCCATGGGGCCACCGTCAACTCCAGCATGACGATCGTCAATACCGGCAACCATGTGAACGGACAGGTAACGATCGCCTTCGACAACACCTCTTCTGCCGCCGGCGGCACCTATAACGGCCAGCCTGCCAAGCCGGCAACCCCGTCCACCAAGGCCCCCGGCTCCACCTACGGCAGCTGCCAGAACGTCTACTGCCACTCCACCGGCCAGACCGATGGCGGCACCTGGCCTCCCCTCTACACCACTCCCACCTGGGGGAGCGGCGCCACCGGCAAATGCGGCACCTGCCACGGCACCACCGGCAGCGACACCCACGGCGGCTTTCCCGGCACCATGATCCAGCGGAGGATCTCCTCCGGCAGTCACAAGAAGCACCTGAGCCGGGTCTACGGCCTGACCGATCTGGACATGAGGTGCGCCATCTGCCACGCCTACGACAAGACCGCCTTCACCAGCAACCTCACCACCTGCGGCCCGGTCTGCCATGTCGCCAGCATGCCGCAGAAGCACGCCAACTACGAGATCAACGTCAACATCGCCAACTACTTCGGCGCCACCGCCACCTACAACGGCTCCACCACGCCGGGGGCGGGCTACAGCAGCTGCTCCAGCGTCTACTGCCACTCCGACGGCAAGGCAACCCCCACGACCTATGCCACCCCCACCTGGGGCAACGCCGCCAGCGGCGCCTGCGGCACCTGCCACGGCGTCACCGCCGCTGCGCCGCCGGCCTCAACCCCCCACACGAAACACGTGGGGAGCGCCTATCCCTACCGCTTTGCCTGCGCCGAATGCCACAGCGGCAAAGTTCAGGTGACCGCCAACGCCACCATCGCCCCGGCCTTCGCCAACTCAACCAGCCACGTGAACAAGACGCGGGACGTGAAGTTCGACCCCACCAACCCCTTCGGGACCTACTCCTCGGCCGCCACCACGTGCCGCAACCTCTACTGCCATTCCACCGGCAACACCAGTGTTGCTGCGGCCAACCTCCCCGGAGTCTACGGCGGGAGCGTCTACGCGCGGCAGGGGTGGACAGGAAGCGTCACCTGCACCTCGTGCCACGGCCGCTCCACCACCAACGGCATGCCCGACTACACCAACGCCGGCGCGCCGGGATCGGCCACGGCCAACAGCCATCCGAAGCATGTCACGAGCAGCACCATCGCCTGTAACGAGTGCCACGAGAAGACCACCAAGAACAACACGAGCATCCGCCCGACTACGCCGAGCTACCACGTTGCGGGCACTCCCAGCGTCTTCTTCAACCTCTCCGGCGCCAACAAGAACGGGACGTACAACGGCACCGTGGGGCAGAAGACCTGCACCAACATCTACTGTCACAGCAACGGGTCCGGGACCTACCAGTCTCCCGCCCCGCAGTGGGGTAACAGTTACAACTGCGGCTCCTGCCATCCCATCGCCAGTCTCAGTGCCACCCACGCCAAGCATATCGATGTAACGGTGACGCCGACCTTCTACACCTTTACGGCCAACCGCTCATCGGGCGACGATACGACCGGCAAGTACTACTTCGGCTGCTCCAACTGCCATCCCCTGGACGCCGTCAATCACGCCAACGGCAGCATCACCCTGGATTTGCGTCCTGCCGTCGGCGGTGTGAGCACGCTCCGTTCGAAAAACAGTGCCGCCATAACCGCTTTCGGCACCGCCGGAACAGCCAACAGCGGCACGATCGGCACCAGCAAATCCTCGGTCAAGTGCCTGAATATCTACTGCCACAGTAACGGCTATGCAGCGAACCCTGTCTACGCCACAACACCGGACTGGTACGGCGGGAGCTTTACCGACCGGTGCGCCAGCTGCCACGGCAACTCCCCCAACAGCACCATCAACGGCTCGCCGGCCCACTACAACACCAATTTTGTCGGCACGGGGGTCAGCAACGGCCATGTGGTGGGGATCCATTCCGACGACATCTTTACCGGAACAAGCGGTCTCGCCACCGCCGGAACCGGCGCCACCAACAGCCACGGCAACAGCGCATACTCGACCACCATCAACTGCAACGTCTGCCACAACCTGACGGTCACCAGCGCCCGGAACGATTCGAACGTAGTCTGCAAGACCTGCCACTACAGCGGCAATACCGTCGGCGCCCTTGTCGGCAACAGCGCCGCCATCGCCAACAAGGCTCTCCATGTGAGCGGGCAGGTGAATGTCTCCTTCGCGGCAGTCGCCGTAAAATCGAAGGCCGAGGTGAGGACCGCCAGCGCGGTCGTGCAGCCCTACAAGACCACCTGGAACCGGGTCGGAACCTACAAGAGCTCCGGCTCGTACGATCAGGCCGCCAATGCGCTCAACACGGCCTCCATGTGGAACGGGGCCACCAAGACCTGTTCGAACATCGCCTGTCACAACGGGCAGCCTGTCACCTGGACTTCCACCGGTGGCGCCACCGGTTGCCAGAGTTGCCACCCGGCTTTGTAG
- a CDS encoding cytochrome c, translating into MHALKPRGSTRNGWWGKVILVVALLLGAGFVLFHHGGRLSLAATSGPNAVATGTTSGWTGATNIYTQNSTYATYAGSSSTAYLLGTNYGFAIPTGSTINGITVDIWGFNSNTTTANRMIKISLTKTGNSTVAGTTKTGVTLPTANGQVTQGGAADLWGTTWTAADVNSANFGVIIADNDTTIGGTLSIDYVRVTVTYTPPTTLGNGATGTNATVCPGDALQKLDGFSFTTATGTDSITALTVTTTNGTAIAGMSIWDEAGTTQYFTTVNNPGTNTWSFSGGTPIPVDTTVKNYKVLVTYKDHPTAPAGSTATTAAVTAFTPSTGVAAGTDTADTTLTLDNVPGTAAVWGTNTGGVASVTLNWTLGAAGENVVIVRYGANTDTTMPVDGTSYTVGSSFGTGGTVAYAGSGVTATDTVQAGTYYYRIFEYDGCFNYAATAPWSTAVTATPQNKTVAGSASAMWASPTSISVMVGYTNDDNSNNNITIEYSSVSASTGFVTAVTTPTHPAVPYQYTIAGLTTGSTYWVRVTWNDVDGVLGTSPTVLPSIVLTQYSPLLHNSAILGSNKWPSGWGVTGGKYGAFSCTTCHTMKSANIKRVRTSITAPFGNWSSSGTPSVSVSFTNLTSMGHDDDNHTTSNRVCEVCHNRNKYHNYNTTKNTGGKSHNNGIDCVGCHSHNIAFKGEESKGGKACTNCHNSGKFASALKGSNGYHHYLQNTDSITYGTIAQPALTGGATDTNRSCLMCHVDHDIFRPDINLNAGSGRAKNLRADISTTPTAADTTSYANTDFIPDATKNGGICISCHRTAQTNLGYTQPDGSQRKPAIPYPDTVQNQIFVYMSSAHNYTVSSTFSGTGTNSFVANCSKCHNDTLNPKSGYNAQGTSRIKFGNHTSSIPQMLTTFGAPVTSSQKADYCFKCHGNVAPFSTTTPNINVYLSTPRYDWYSTSLMTARTKNIAADFNDAALTHKHQVQLAAYVDKHHAGETRAELSANKHVTCDDCHNHHGSKKGLHIQAGPRNLSPALKGAMGVTPPTWNAWSTARAAGTTVVWPDALVPASEEWQICFKCHSSYNTNQAGWVGTNYGGADLAIQLNPTYKSGHAIIGNSRVPADSPSNFAAGTPWNKNSIMTCTDCHVNSNTGANDPKGGHASANPYMLRGNYQPTLASTVDMANHGPAEMCGLCHNPLSYGISSADPTGTQGSSGYSSGTNNLHLEHAFRQGISGYKCSMCHAANIHGSPRQSMFVLKTDPAPYMVGSDHVGSFTRKANKTYNGSECKGGIGACSAGIHTP; encoded by the coding sequence ATGCATGCACTCAAGCCAAGGGGCAGTACCCGCAATGGGTGGTGGGGAAAAGTAATTCTCGTTGTCGCACTCCTGTTGGGCGCGGGTTTTGTTCTGTTCCATCATGGGGGGAGGCTGTCTCTTGCCGCTACATCGGGTCCGAATGCTGTTGCGACCGGAACGACATCCGGCTGGACGGGTGCGACGAACATTTACACACAGAACAGCACCTATGCGACCTACGCCGGATCCTCCAGCACGGCATACCTGCTTGGTACCAATTACGGTTTTGCCATCCCGACCGGATCGACGATCAATGGCATTACTGTCGATATCTGGGGGTTCAACAGCAACACGACTACCGCTAACCGCATGATCAAGATTTCGCTCACCAAGACCGGCAACTCCACGGTGGCGGGTACCACGAAGACAGGCGTCACGCTTCCGACCGCCAACGGCCAGGTGACCCAGGGGGGCGCCGCCGACCTCTGGGGAACCACTTGGACGGCCGCTGATGTCAACAGTGCGAACTTTGGCGTCATCATCGCAGACAATGATACGACTATCGGCGGCACGCTCAGTATTGACTACGTGCGGGTCACCGTCACCTACACCCCGCCGACGACGCTCGGCAACGGTGCCACCGGCACGAACGCCACCGTCTGCCCCGGTGATGCCTTGCAGAAACTCGACGGTTTCTCTTTCACGACCGCCACCGGGACCGACAGTATTACCGCCCTCACCGTCACGACCACCAACGGCACTGCCATCGCCGGCATGTCGATCTGGGACGAGGCGGGGACTACCCAGTATTTCACCACCGTGAACAACCCGGGAACCAACACCTGGAGTTTCAGCGGCGGTACGCCGATCCCCGTTGACACGACCGTCAAGAACTACAAGGTTCTGGTAACGTACAAGGATCACCCCACCGCTCCGGCGGGTTCAACCGCCACCACGGCCGCCGTCACCGCCTTCACCCCTTCGACCGGGGTGGCGGCCGGCACGGATACGGCGGACACGACACTCACCCTCGACAATGTCCCCGGCACTGCAGCCGTGTGGGGGACAAACACCGGCGGCGTCGCATCGGTGACCCTCAACTGGACCCTCGGCGCTGCAGGAGAGAACGTGGTAATAGTCCGGTATGGGGCGAACACCGACACCACCATGCCCGTTGATGGCACTTCCTATACCGTGGGCTCTTCGTTCGGGACCGGCGGGACGGTAGCCTACGCCGGATCGGGTGTTACCGCCACCGACACTGTCCAGGCCGGGACGTATTACTACCGCATCTTCGAATACGATGGCTGCTTCAACTATGCGGCCACCGCCCCATGGTCCACCGCCGTCACGGCCACACCGCAGAACAAGACGGTCGCCGGCTCCGCCTCCGCCATGTGGGCATCCCCCACCAGCATTTCGGTCATGGTCGGCTATACGAATGACGACAACAGCAACAACAACATCACCATCGAGTACAGCAGCGTTTCCGCGTCCACCGGTTTCGTCACGGCGGTGACCACGCCGACCCACCCGGCCGTCCCCTACCAGTACACCATAGCCGGCCTAACCACCGGCAGCACCTATTGGGTCAGGGTCACCTGGAACGACGTGGATGGTGTGCTCGGCACGAGCCCCACGGTGCTTCCCTCCATCGTCCTCACCCAGTACAGTCCGCTCCTGCACAACAGTGCCATCCTCGGATCGAACAAATGGCCGAGCGGCTGGGGGGTGACCGGCGGCAAGTACGGCGCCTTTTCCTGCACCACCTGCCACACCATGAAGTCGGCCAACATCAAGCGGGTCCGAACCTCCATAACCGCTCCCTTCGGCAACTGGAGTTCCTCCGGTACCCCGAGCGTCTCCGTCAGCTTCACGAACCTCACGAGCATGGGGCATGACGACGACAATCACACCACTTCCAACCGGGTATGCGAGGTCTGCCACAACAGGAACAAGTACCACAACTACAACACCACCAAGAACACCGGCGGAAAGAGCCACAACAACGGCATTGACTGCGTCGGCTGCCATTCTCATAATATTGCCTTCAAAGGGGAGGAATCCAAGGGGGGCAAAGCCTGCACCAACTGCCACAACAGCGGCAAGTTCGCCTCTGCCCTCAAGGGATCGAACGGGTACCACCACTATCTGCAGAACACCGACAGCATCACGTACGGCACCATCGCGCAGCCCGCCCTGACGGGAGGGGCCACCGACACCAACCGCAGCTGTCTCATGTGCCACGTGGACCACGACATCTTCCGCCCCGACATCAACCTGAACGCCGGCAGCGGTCGGGCCAAGAACCTCCGCGCCGACATATCGACGACCCCGACCGCCGCCGATACGACCAGTTACGCCAACACCGACTTCATTCCCGATGCCACGAAGAACGGCGGTATCTGCATCTCCTGCCACCGGACTGCGCAGACGAACCTCGGCTACACCCAGCCGGACGGCTCCCAGAGAAAGCCGGCGATCCCCTATCCTGATACCGTTCAGAATCAGATCTTCGTCTACATGAGCTCGGCCCACAACTACACGGTAAGCTCCACCTTCTCCGGAACCGGCACCAACTCATTTGTCGCCAACTGCTCGAAGTGCCACAACGACACTCTGAACCCGAAATCCGGCTACAATGCCCAGGGGACCTCACGGATCAAGTTCGGCAACCATACCAGCTCTATCCCCCAGATGCTGACCACCTTCGGCGCCCCGGTCACCTCGTCCCAGAAGGCCGATTACTGCTTCAAGTGCCACGGCAACGTGGCCCCCTTCAGCACGACGACCCCGAACATCAACGTGTATCTGTCAACGCCGCGGTACGATTGGTACAGCACTTCGCTCATGACCGCCCGGACCAAGAACATCGCCGCCGACTTCAACGACGCGGCCCTGACCCACAAACACCAGGTCCAGCTTGCCGCCTATGTTGACAAACACCATGCCGGCGAGACCAGGGCCGAGCTCTCCGCCAACAAGCACGTCACCTGCGACGACTGCCACAACCACCATGGTTCCAAGAAGGGGCTTCATATCCAGGCCGGTCCCCGCAATCTCTCGCCCGCCCTGAAAGGGGCCATGGGGGTCACCCCCCCCACCTGGAACGCGTGGTCCACGGCCCGGGCCGCCGGCACCACGGTAGTCTGGCCGGATGCCCTGGTCCCGGCCTCGGAGGAGTGGCAGATCTGCTTCAAGTGCCACAGCAGCTACAACACCAACCAGGCCGGGTGGGTCGGCACCAATTACGGCGGCGCCGACCTGGCGATCCAGCTGAACCCCACCTACAAGTCGGGCCATGCCATCATCGGCAACTCCCGGGTGCCGGCGGATTCGCCGTCCAACTTCGCCGCCGGGACCCCCTGGAACAAGAACAGCATCATGACCTGCACCGATTGCCACGTGAACAGCAACACCGGTGCGAACGACCCGAAGGGAGGGCATGCCTCCGCGAACCCCTACATGCTCCGGGGGAACTACCAGCCGACCCTGGCCTCGACGGTCGACATGGCCAACCATGGCCCGGCCGAGATGTGCGGCCTCTGCCACAATCCGTTGTCGTACGGCATTTCTTCCGCGGACCCCACTGGCACCCAGGGTTCCAGCGGTTACAGTTCCGGCACCAATAACCTGCACCTGGAGCACGCTTTCCGGCAGGGGATCAGCGGGTACAAGTGCTCCATGTGCCATGCGGCCAATATCCACGGTTCTCCCCGACAGTCGATGTTCGTCCTTAAAACGGACCCGGCGCCGTACATGGTCGGCTCGGACCATGTGGGCAGCTTTACCCGCAAGGCGAACAAGACCTACAACGGCTCCGAATGCAAGGGTGGGATCGGAGCCTGCAGTGCTGGCATTCACACCCCCTGA
- a CDS encoding NosD domain-containing protein yields the protein MKKTLCAIAMLSYCLVMMPAAASAACTAIDKVPFTVRKQGDYCLTRDVSLHDGAVGILVEADQTVIDLGGHRLQGTGGEGSYGIRSEKGVTLRNGTISGFNIGIAGGSGSLIENLWIEKSTRTGILVNGAGSVVRNNIVTDARAAFEAYGIVAMGGKNRILDNRITEMKGASGGRGFGIRVYAAGGNVIEGNQIGNASFIPNTFGIVVSGAESRNNALNANSITNVENGIVYDRGGSGTNRGNRTTGVRNRYVGGTDGGGND from the coding sequence ATGAAGAAGACACTCTGCGCTATCGCCATGTTGTCATACTGTCTTGTCATGATGCCTGCGGCGGCATCAGCGGCCTGTACCGCCATCGACAAGGTTCCCTTTACGGTTCGGAAGCAGGGGGACTACTGTCTCACAAGAGACGTTTCACTGCACGACGGGGCGGTCGGGATTCTCGTGGAAGCCGATCAGACCGTCATCGACCTGGGGGGGCACCGGCTTCAGGGGACGGGCGGCGAGGGGAGCTACGGCATCCGCTCTGAAAAGGGAGTAACACTCCGCAATGGGACCATCAGCGGCTTCAATATCGGCATCGCCGGCGGGTCCGGTTCGCTCATTGAGAACCTGTGGATCGAGAAGAGCACCCGGACGGGAATCTTGGTGAACGGCGCCGGGAGCGTTGTCCGCAACAACATCGTAACCGATGCACGCGCCGCTTTCGAGGCCTATGGCATCGTGGCGATGGGGGGTAAGAACCGTATCCTCGACAACAGGATCACGGAGATGAAGGGGGCTTCCGGCGGGCGGGGATTCGGGATTCGGGTCTATGCCGCCGGCGGGAACGTCATCGAAGGGAACCAGATCGGCAACGCTTCCTTCATCCCCAACACCTTCGGAATCGTCGTCTCCGGGGCGGAATCCCGTAACAACGCCCTGAATGCCAACAGCATAACCAACGTGGAAAACGGCATCGTCTATGACCGCGGCGGAAGCGGCACCAACCGCGGCAACCGCACCACCGGTGTCCGCAACCGGTACGTCGGCGGCACCGACGGGGGCGGGAACGATTAG
- a CDS encoding cytochrome c biogenesis protein ResB has product MTGNDLMQRLASRRVSLTLILMLLCICVIGALVPQKSTLEPESYAAWVAAGGVHDLWLKLGFTRIFSTWYFLAVMILFFASTLAATIIRARGLLRREKPEPSAAAMVGEPFSTTVSGVPLEKLKLRVSGFSWHEGLCADGRYLAGTRFGIARWSVVSLHLSLLLLILGVLASHATYFRGYMKLGVGQSEQLDESGFFQQDRGMFAPALPQGLKITLLSFDNRYREAGYLPDIAADFLLEGAAGGPLRTRLLRSGMVSYGGLDLYLSVRRGFGVILHTVRRDGGRASGYVNFNFPEGGKTPRVQAEIPGSNAQVDVEFLSRNRRYDDLAGIAAPAIRMRFMRNGGVVAERLLRPGEGTVVEGISYTFGKIDYWCDIAATRDPGIYLIYAGFAAAALTLVLFAFFPTAEIRLLGAGGTDSVHVAVRCERFRSVAERILEQITEERT; this is encoded by the coding sequence ATGACGGGTAACGATCTCATGCAACGCCTGGCTTCGCGGCGTGTTTCCCTGACGCTTATCCTGATGCTCCTCTGCATATGCGTCATCGGCGCATTGGTCCCCCAGAAGTCGACCCTGGAGCCGGAGAGCTATGCCGCATGGGTCGCAGCCGGAGGGGTCCACGATCTCTGGCTGAAGCTCGGATTTACCCGCATTTTTTCAACCTGGTATTTTCTCGCGGTCATGATCCTCTTCTTCGCCAGCACCCTCGCTGCGACGATAATACGCGCCCGGGGCCTGCTGAGACGGGAGAAGCCGGAGCCGAGCGCCGCAGCCATGGTGGGGGAGCCCTTTTCGACAACGGTTTCCGGCGTACCGCTGGAAAAGTTGAAATTGCGGGTTTCGGGCTTTTCCTGGCACGAAGGGCTCTGTGCTGACGGCAGATACCTTGCCGGCACACGCTTCGGGATCGCACGGTGGTCCGTCGTGTCGCTCCACCTGTCGTTGCTGTTGCTCATCCTCGGCGTTCTCGCGAGCCACGCCACCTATTTTCGCGGCTATATGAAGCTGGGAGTGGGGCAGAGTGAACAACTCGACGAATCGGGCTTTTTCCAGCAGGACAGGGGGATGTTTGCCCCGGCTCTCCCGCAAGGGCTCAAGATCACGCTTCTTTCCTTCGATAACCGGTATCGGGAAGCGGGTTATCTCCCCGACATTGCGGCGGATTTTCTGCTGGAAGGCGCAGCCGGAGGCCCCCTCAGGACGAGGCTCCTCCGCTCCGGGATGGTATCCTATGGTGGGCTCGACCTCTATCTCTCCGTCCGTCGTGGCTTCGGGGTCATCCTCCACACGGTGCGCCGGGACGGTGGGCGGGCATCGGGCTACGTTAATTTCAACTTTCCCGAGGGGGGGAAAACTCCCCGGGTCCAAGCCGAAATACCCGGTTCCAATGCGCAGGTTGACGTTGAGTTCCTCTCCCGCAACCGCAGGTACGACGACTTGGCCGGGATTGCAGCACCGGCAATCCGGATGAGATTCATGCGAAACGGAGGCGTCGTTGCCGAGCGCCTCCTTCGTCCCGGTGAGGGAACGGTAGTGGAAGGGATCAGCTATACGTTCGGGAAGATAGACTACTGGTGCGACATCGCCGCCACGCGTGATCCCGGCATTTATCTCATTTACGCCGGCTTTGCCGCCGCCGCCCTGACCCTGGTCCTTTTTGCGTTCTTTCCGACCGCGGAAATCCGGCTTCTGGGGGCAGGGGGGACGGACTCCGTTCATGTCGCTGTCCGGTGCGAGCGGTTCAGGTCGGTGGCCGAGCGGATCCTCGAACAAATCACGGAGGAAAGAACCTGA
- a CDS encoding cytochrome c biogenesis protein: MDVIFFWIATTLYALSAVLYLIHFIFDKKWGEKGAAALAAGGIVPHVAAVAMRWVQAGHGPYITRYEVFSSDALIAVAVFLAAGLLYRKIRVAGAIVMSGAFLMMGYGALSVDTKAAAPITFKSWWLVIHILFGKVITGAMLIAGALAVFYLLKSKRPERWPRLPDVASLDDLSYRFLSLGFCALGLMIVAGSIWANSAWGRYWGWDPIETWSLISWITVGAILHLRRLHGWRGRRMAWLTIAALLLAIFTAFLITIVSPGIHSSYMVK, translated from the coding sequence ATGGACGTCATTTTTTTCTGGATAGCGACAACACTTTATGCCCTGTCGGCGGTGCTGTACCTGATCCACTTCATCTTCGACAAAAAGTGGGGCGAGAAGGGGGCGGCGGCGCTGGCGGCAGGGGGGATCGTGCCCCACGTGGCTGCCGTCGCCATGCGCTGGGTGCAGGCCGGACACGGTCCCTACATCACCCGTTACGAGGTTTTTTCATCCGATGCGCTCATCGCGGTTGCAGTCTTCCTCGCGGCCGGCCTTTTGTACCGGAAGATCAGGGTCGCGGGGGCGATCGTCATGAGCGGAGCCTTTCTGATGATGGGATACGGTGCCCTGTCGGTGGATACCAAGGCTGCGGCGCCGATCACCTTCAAGAGTTGGTGGTTGGTCATCCACATCCTGTTCGGCAAGGTTATCACCGGAGCCATGCTGATTGCGGGGGCGCTTGCCGTCTTCTATCTCTTGAAGAGCAAACGGCCCGAACGCTGGCCAAGACTTCCTGACGTGGCCTCGCTCGACGACCTCTCGTACCGCTTTCTGTCACTGGGCTTCTGCGCTCTGGGGCTGATGATCGTCGCCGGTTCCATCTGGGCCAACAGCGCATGGGGGCGATACTGGGGGTGGGATCCCATCGAAACGTGGTCTCTCATCTCCTGGATAACCGTCGGCGCCATACTCCACCTGCGTCGTCTCCACGGGTGGCGTGGCAGAAGGATGGCCTGGCTCACCATTGCGGCACTTCTTCTCGCCATATTCACCGCCTTCCTTATCACCATTGTCAGCCCCGGCATTCACAGCAGTTACATGGTCAAATAG